aaaatttagtcatatttaaaaaaagtcatataaataaatttaataaaaatttcataaaaagttaaaatatataatttatcaaaaatcataatttttattacgtgaGACAATTTTTCAACagaaaatatacccgccctttttaagggcgggtcaaaatctagtatatatataaagaagtattccttataaaacaaacaattatttctagtttcaataatttatttctcattttttttttcaaaaaaaaataataatttatttctcATATCAGTTTAAGATGATATAGCATGGACTTTCTTATAGAGCGGCATTACGAGGAAGCAAACGCAATGGTCTATATCTGGTTATacgacacacacacacacacatatatatatatatatatcataattccCTAAACACGTTTGTTTCCTCAGCTCAAATATATGAAGTAACAATactgatcaaaaaaaaatcgaagaGACTGCCGGTGTTTTGTTTACTTTTAGACGTTGATCTCTTGTTTATTTCGATACTTGCACTATGCTCACAAACTTCTACAAAAATACTATCTTCAGATTAATATATTGTACATGCCATGATATacaaatacatatttatttattttaattttttaatttattttatatattttcctgTTTTTTCATGTGATATATAAACTTAATATATGATATCATTTTTAGTCGATCTTAGTGTTCTCATTAAACCATTTAGAGGATGTGATAAATGTATCACTTTAAAAATAAGGTGAATTAAATCACTTAAATTGTATCACAATACTAAATGATTCTAATTTAAATTacttacttatatatatatatatgaaacaaaTAACATATGATAAGTATAATTTTCTCATTACTATAGATAACACAGCAGTACATCCACTGATTAGTTAAGGTGGGaaatacaaagctagctaattAATTTCTTGGACATGAgcgaaacaaaatataaaattagctATATATAAGAACATGATACACATTCAAGTGTAATCTTTCCATCATTATTTACTATCCAATCTCAACATACAACAattgtctttctttttcttaagGATCCTTTATTTCTAATTATGAAATAACTGATACGGCTTGATCAAGGGAACGAGAGAGCCACTTAGGTGAAGCGACATGACTTCATTGGTAGAACCCACCAGCTTACCACTTACAAAAACAGCAGGAACCGCGTTGGGGCAGCCAAGACGGACTAAGGCCTTCTCGATCTCGAGGTAGTCAGGATCGTTGTCAATCTCGTGGATTGTTGGTTGAACCCTAAGGTCACGGAAAAGTACCTGCACGGCGTAGCAAAGACAACATGAGTTTTTGGTGAAGATCACAACTCCTTTCCCTGATGACATTCTCATCACCTTGTCCATGATCAGATTCTGATCTTGTGGCTCCTAACGGTCGAGATATGATGTATCTTTAGCTTTGAATTATGTTTCTTTGTTCGCTTGAAAACTTGATGACCTGCTAGGGCTTTTTATAGGAAGGTAAGTTAGTGCAAGATCTTTTGGTTTAGTCTTCTTTTTTTCcctttgaaaaaaataattttgctctttttaaaaaaaca
The sequence above is drawn from the Raphanus sativus cultivar WK10039 chromosome 7, ASM80110v3, whole genome shotgun sequence genome and encodes:
- the LOC108816132 gene encoding glutaredoxin-C14 — its product is MDKVMRMSSGKGVVIFTKNSCCLCYAVQVLFRDLRVQPTIHEIDNDPDYLEIEKALVRLGCPNAVPAVFVSGKLVGSTNEVMSLHLSGSLVPLIKPYQLFHN